Proteins from a genomic interval of Polyodon spathula isolate WHYD16114869_AA chromosome 1, ASM1765450v1, whole genome shotgun sequence:
- the LOC121320638 gene encoding keratin-associated protein 5-4-like yields MGYQVNDCLVVQRPGSWWLLFSGSRDGGTSPSGCGVSGASPSGCGVSGASPSGCGVSGASPSGCGVSRASPSGCGVSGASPSGCGVSGASPSGCRVSGASLSGCGISGAFPSGCGVSGASPSGCGVSGASPSGCGVSGASPSGCGVSGASPSGCGVSGASPSGCGVSGASPSGCGVSGASPSGCGVSGASPSGCRVSGASPSGCRVSGASPSGCRVS; encoded by the exons ATGGGATACCAGGTGAACGACTGCCTGGTGGTGCAGCGACCTGGAAG ctggtGGCTCCTTTTTTCAGGCTCTAGAGACGGCGGCACTTCTCCCTCGGGTTGCGGAgtcagcggggcttctccctcggGTTGCGGAgtcagcggggcttctccctcggGTTGCGGAgtcagcggggcttctccctcggGTTGCGGAGTCAGCCGGGCTTCTCCCTCGGGTTGCGGAgtcagcggggcttctccctcggGTTGCGGAgtcagcggggcttctccctcggGCTGCAGAGTCAGCGGGGCTTCTCTCTCGGGTTGCGGAATCAGCGGGGCTTTTCCCTCGGGTTGCGGAgtcagcggggcttctccctcggGTTGCGGAgtcagcggggcttctccctcggGTTGCGGAgtcagcggggcttctccctcggGTTGCGGAgtcagcggggcttctccctcggGTTGCGGAgtcagcggggcttctccctcggGTTGCGGAgtcagcggggcttctccctcggGTTGCGGAgtcagcggggcttctccctcggGTTGCGGAgtcagcggggcttctccctcggGTTGCAGGgtcagcggggcttctccctcggGTTGCAGAgtcagcggggcttctccctcggGTTGCAGAGTCAGCTAA
- the LOC121319349 gene encoding tripartite motif-containing protein 14-like, translating to MAEGFSAPRSEPICGVCQGVSVVPVMLSCWHPFCLRCIEGFWNRNPGVDHGCPICLKGPTPSGLTHLKCPRKSKNTYSVSCDFCLGEKLPAEKTCLTCMASFCGLHVQPHLTGDTFRSHKLTDPSDDLSRSCCMEHSKPLEMFCRDCKLCVCNVCPVLGKHQGHCINTIDQAAEEKRNLLKDYLNRLNCNNKQEAANINQIQKAVEDLKAASTESKSFLAGLFAELRLMLDEEEKTAKNFVEQQMQSALQTCEEQTRACQERINITESFTQAARRIYKCDDAIQLLKDFTETEKDMQQHHQPADQIHTVPLTFKGVQNYFSNFKKALQAILKKPIENRLEKGVMNGPEAKQVLDLVHMTKSSGDKSTFLKYARSPTLEPDTLHPRLRLSENRETVSCGWLRKSYPDGPLRFDKLWQVLSRDSFFAGRHYWEVDLHCACKGWWIGAAYRSMSRKGDTEASRLGWNRGSWCLKRFDLEYWAFHNGTRTHVLLEEDPDRIGVFLDYEAGTLSFFDAMCGMKHLYTFKANFTEPLYPALRLWEGAITFCKLT from the exons ATGGCAGAAGGTTTTTCTGCCCCTCGATCTGAGCCAATATGCGGTGTCTGCCAGGGAGTAAGTGTGGTGCCAGTCATGCTCTCCTGCTGGCACCCTTTCTGCTTGCGCTGCATTGAGGGCTTTTGGAACCGGAATCCAGGTGTTGATCATGGCTGCCCCATATGTCTAAAAGGGCCCACCCCAAGTGGTCTTACACACCTGAAATGCCCAAGGAAATCAAAGAACACCTATAGTGTTTCATGTGACTTCTGCCTGGGAGAGAAGCTGCCAGCTGAAAAGACTTGCCTGACCTGCATGGCCTCTTTCTGTGGGCTCCACGTGCAACCACACCTGACTGGCGACACCTTCCGCAGTCACAAGCTGACAGACCCCAGTGATGACCTGAGCAGGAGCTGTTGTATGGAGCACAGTAAGCCACTGGAGATGTTCTGCAGGGACTGCAAACTGTGCGTCTGCAATGTGTGCCCTGTCCTGGGCAAGCACCAAGGCCACTGCATCAATACCATCGACCAGGCAGCAGAGGAGAAAAGG AATCTGCTTAAGGATTACCTGAACAGACTTAACTGTAACAACAAGCAAGAAGCTGCCAATATCAACCAGATACAGAAGGCTGTGGAAGACCTAAAG GCTGCTTCTACTGAGAGTAAGTCCTTTCTAGCTGGGCTCTTCGCAGAGCTCCGGCTGATGTTGGACGAAGAGGAGAAAACAGCGAAGAACTTTGTCGAACAGCAAATGCAGTCCGCCCTCCAAACCTGTGAAGAGCAAACCAGGGCCTGCCAAGAGAGAATCAACATCACTGAGAGTTTCACACAGGCCGCCAGGCGGATTTACAAGTGTGATGATGCTATTCAGCTTTTGAAG GAtttcactgaaacagaaaaagacaTGCAGCAGCATCATCAGCCGGCAGATCAAATCCACACTGTTCCTCTGACCTTCAAGGGGGTTCAGAATTATTTCTCCAATTTCAAAAAGGCTCTGCAAGCCATTCTGAAAAAGCCTATAGAGAACAGACTCGAGAAAG GTGTAATGAACGGACCCGAAGCAAAGCAGGTGTTGGATTTAGTGCACATGACTAAAAGTTCAGGGGACAAGTCAACCTTCCTTAAAT ATGCCAGATCTCCAACTCTGGAGCCCGACACATTGCACCCTCGCCTCAGGCTGTCGGAGAACCGGGAGACAGTGAGCTGCGGCTGGTTGCGGAAGTCCTATCCTGACGGGCCCCTGAGATTTGACAAGCTCTGGCAGGTGCTGAGCCGGGACTCATTCTTTGCAGGTCGCCACTACTGGGAGGTGGACCTGCACTGTGCCTGTAAGGGCTGGTGGATTGGGGCAGCCTACCGCTCTATGAGCCGCAAAGGGGACACAGAGGCTTCCCGTCTGGGTTGGAACAGGGGCTCCTGGTGCTTGAAGCGCTTTGACTTGGAGTACTGGGCCTTCCACAACGGTACCAGGACTCATGTGCTGCTAGAAGAAGATCCAGACCGTATTGGTGTCTTTCTGGATTACGAGGCAGGCACCCTCAGCTTTTTCGACGCCATGTGCGGCATGAAGCACCTTTACACCTTTAAGGCCAACTTTACAGAGCCATTGTATCCAGCTTTGAGGCTCTGGGAGGGGGCTATTACTTTCTGTAAACTCACCTGA